The following proteins come from a genomic window of Desulfobacterales bacterium:
- a CDS encoding GspE/PulE family protein: MKARKKLGEILVEGGLLTQEQLEKALPYQKKSKLKLGQFLVREGIVSESQIVDLVSSQLKLEKYRPDKFTVDVELAQLLSAEIAHRCQAAPLKKSGLLLTVAMTDPLDINSLDTIEVYTNCEVEAVICTEQHLNQLLTTVYGTYSGIGDVLEDMEEMEIDKSAEKTTSLDDVEVSSLQGMAEEAPVVRLVNSILSQGVREGCSDIHISPEKQYVQVRFRVDGKLHEVPAPPKGMFLPIISRLKILANMDIAVSRIPQDGRFTVKMKNKDINIRASTIPSIHGENMVLRLLDTSNSIYSLERLGMTEKDRANLEKMIVKPHGMILSTGPTGSGKSTSLYSILKKINQPEVHIITVEDPVEYRIEKIRQVQLNRKAGMSFASGLRSILRQDPDVIMVGEIRDSETATLAVQAALTGHMVFSTLHTNDAAGAITRFIDMGIEPFLVSSTMTVSFAQRLVRKVCPNCMTNYEPSKEILKSWGINNKAHANFVQGKGCFNCMHTGYKGRTGVYEVMTINDEIKDLILKRQSSHAIHQAAINSGSFTSLKENAAEKALKGITTLEEAGSAVLL; encoded by the coding sequence GTGAAAGCACGTAAAAAATTAGGAGAAATTCTGGTTGAAGGCGGGTTGCTCACCCAGGAGCAGCTCGAAAAAGCACTACCATATCAGAAAAAGAGCAAACTGAAACTGGGCCAATTTCTGGTGCGCGAGGGCATCGTCAGCGAATCCCAGATCGTGGATCTGGTATCCAGCCAGTTAAAATTGGAAAAATACCGGCCGGATAAATTTACGGTGGACGTGGAGCTGGCTCAGCTGCTCTCAGCTGAAATTGCGCATCGCTGCCAGGCGGCACCGTTGAAAAAAAGCGGGCTGTTGCTCACCGTTGCCATGACCGATCCGCTGGACATCAATTCTCTGGATACGATCGAAGTCTATACCAACTGTGAAGTGGAAGCGGTTATTTGCACCGAGCAGCACCTTAACCAGCTACTGACTACTGTCTACGGCACCTATTCCGGCATCGGCGATGTTCTCGAGGACATGGAGGAAATGGAAATTGACAAGAGTGCCGAGAAAACCACCAGTCTTGATGATGTCGAGGTCAGCTCACTGCAGGGTATGGCCGAAGAAGCCCCGGTGGTCCGTCTGGTCAACTCCATTCTTTCACAGGGCGTTCGTGAAGGCTGCAGTGATATCCATATCAGCCCAGAGAAACAATATGTTCAGGTACGTTTCCGCGTGGACGGCAAGCTTCACGAGGTGCCCGCCCCTCCCAAGGGCATGTTTCTGCCGATCATCTCGCGTCTGAAAATTTTGGCCAACATGGACATTGCTGTTTCCAGAATTCCCCAGGATGGGCGCTTCACAGTAAAGATGAAAAACAAAGACATTAATATCCGTGCGTCCACCATTCCCTCCATTCACGGGGAAAACATGGTGCTGCGTCTGCTGGACACCAGCAACAGCATCTATTCGTTGGAGCGGCTGGGCATGACAGAAAAAGATCGCGCCAATCTTGAAAAAATGATTGTCAAACCCCACGGCATGATATTGAGCACCGGGCCTACGGGAAGCGGAAAAAGTACCAGCCTGTATTCGATCTTGAAGAAAATCAACCAGCCGGAAGTTCACATTATCACCGTTGAAGACCCGGTTGAGTACCGCATCGAAAAAATTAGACAGGTACAATTAAATCGCAAAGCCGGCATGTCGTTTGCCAGCGGGTTGCGGTCCATTCTACGCCAGGATCCGGATGTTATCATGGTAGGTGAGATTCGTGACAGTGAAACCGCAACCCTGGCTGTGCAAGCGGCTCTAACCGGCCATATGGTGTTCAGCACGCTGCATACCAATGACGCTGCCGGCGCCATTACGCGCTTCATCGACATGGGCATCGAGCCGTTTCTGGTCTCTTCGACCATGACGGTATCTTTTGCCCAACGGCTGGTTCGAAAAGTATGCCCCAATTGCATGACCAACTATGAGCCCTCAAAAGAAATATTGAAATCCTGGGGGATTAACAACAAAGCCCACGCTAATTTTGTGCAGGGCAAAGGTTGTTTTAACTGCATGCACACCGGTTATAAGGGACGTACCGGTGTCTATGAGGTGATGACCATCAATGATGAGATCAAGGACCTGATTTTAAAACGGCAATCCTCGCATGCGATTCATCAGGCCGCCATAAATTCCGGTAGCTTTACGTCGTTGAAAGAAAACGCCGCTGAAAAAGCCCTCAAGGGCATTACCACACTGGAAGAGGCTGGGTCAGCGGTACTCCTTTAA
- a CDS encoding type II secretion system F family protein — translation MPTYQYEAITETGATTSGEIEADSPEAANSLLAARGYIPTQVKTEQAAISSFQMSKIRELLSPVKAPELILFTKQFKTMFNAGVSMISMLEILEEQTENPRLRAILGRMHQDIKEGASLHEAFSNHPKVFSPLYCSMIKAGEASGALPDVLDRLVYIIEHEHQVKSDIKSAFTYPIIVVVFLFTAFLILITQVIPKFAKIFENAGLQLPLPTQICILLYKLLFNYWYIIIGAAVLIAMGLYYYLKTKQGKFARDTLFMKIPLIGPLFIKSAVSRFASIFSILQASGVDVLESMDMLSETIGNAAIGNELENIKDRLAEGRGIAGPLSETKYFTPMLINMVAIGEESGNLESMMQEVASHYDTEVEYSMKKMSEAIGPLLTIGLAAVVGFFALAIFLPMWDLTLIAR, via the coding sequence ATGCCAACATATCAGTACGAGGCGATTACCGAAACCGGCGCCACCACCAGCGGTGAGATCGAAGCCGATTCTCCGGAAGCTGCAAACAGCCTGCTGGCAGCCCGGGGCTACATCCCCACCCAGGTAAAAACCGAGCAAGCGGCCATTAGTAGTTTTCAGATGTCGAAAATCAGGGAATTGTTGTCGCCGGTCAAGGCGCCTGAATTGATCCTTTTTACCAAACAGTTCAAAACCATGTTCAACGCCGGGGTGTCCATGATCAGCATGCTCGAGATCCTGGAAGAACAGACCGAAAATCCCCGCCTGCGGGCTATCCTCGGTAGGATGCACCAGGATATCAAAGAAGGCGCCAGTCTTCATGAAGCTTTTAGCAATCACCCCAAGGTGTTTTCACCCTTGTACTGCAGCATGATCAAAGCCGGCGAGGCCAGTGGGGCGCTGCCGGATGTGCTCGACCGCTTGGTCTATATCATCGAACACGAGCATCAGGTCAAATCGGATATCAAATCCGCCTTTACATATCCGATAATCGTGGTGGTCTTTTTGTTCACGGCATTTTTGATCCTGATCACCCAGGTGATTCCCAAATTTGCCAAGATTTTTGAAAACGCCGGGCTGCAATTGCCCCTGCCGACCCAGATTTGCATTCTGCTTTACAAACTTTTATTTAATTACTGGTATATCATTATCGGCGCTGCTGTCTTGATCGCGATGGGTTTGTATTATTATTTAAAAACAAAGCAGGGCAAATTCGCGCGGGATACGTTATTCATGAAGATTCCGCTGATCGGGCCTTTGTTTATCAAAAGTGCCGTGTCACGCTTTGCCAGTATTTTTTCAATCCTACAGGCCAGTGGTGTCGATGTGCTGGAATCGATGGACATGCTATCGGAAACCATTGGCAATGCCGCCATCGGCAATGAGCTAGAGAACATCAAAGATCGTCTGGCTGAGGGACGCGGCATTGCAGGCCCTTTGAGCGAGACTAAGTACTTCACGCCCATGCTCATCAATATGGTGGCCATCGGCGAGGAATCTGGCAATCTGGAATCCATGATGCAGGAAGTCGCCAGCCATTATGATACCGAAGTGGAGTATTCAATGAAAAAAATGTCAGAGGCCATTGGCCCGCTGCTGACCATCGGGCTGGCGGCAGTGGTCGGTTTTTTCGCCTTGGCGATATTCCTGCCGATGTGGGATCTGACGTTGATTGCCAGATAG
- a CDS encoding response regulator transcription factor has protein sequence MAKSTPPTQVHIVGPLMFQNKLMAWYLEEKTGLACSCLKELDMASLSDRNGQQIDLVLLDCLGSDYSNLWSTIRPLFDADMKRIYVAIFNMGAGQPFGNDLVKRGVRGVFYDDDPLPNLAKGVPAILEGELWFSRKDLMKCILDSDSDSKLAMELKAQLTAREREILLLIASGINNSQIAENLNISRNTVKTHLYNIYNKINVPNRLQAALWAAKHL, from the coding sequence TTGGCTAAGTCAACACCACCGACACAGGTCCATATTGTGGGGCCGCTGATGTTTCAAAACAAACTGATGGCCTGGTACCTGGAAGAAAAAACCGGCCTGGCATGTAGCTGCCTCAAAGAATTGGACATGGCGTCATTATCCGATCGAAATGGGCAGCAGATCGATCTGGTACTATTGGATTGTCTGGGCAGTGATTATAGCAATTTGTGGTCGACCATTCGTCCCTTGTTCGATGCCGATATGAAAAGGATTTATGTCGCCATTTTTAATATGGGCGCCGGACAGCCGTTTGGAAACGATCTGGTCAAACGAGGTGTTCGCGGTGTTTTTTACGATGATGATCCGCTTCCGAATCTCGCCAAGGGGGTCCCGGCCATCCTTGAAGGGGAGCTGTGGTTTTCCCGCAAAGACCTGATGAAATGCATTCTCGACTCGGATTCAGACAGCAAGTTGGCAATGGAGCTCAAAGCACAGCTCACTGCAAGGGAGCGCGAAATTCTCCTGTTGATCGCTTCCGGAATCAACAACAGTCAGATTGCTGAGAATCTGAACATCAGCCGCAATACCGTTAAAACGCATCTGTACAACATCTACAATAAAATAAATGTCCCCAATCGTCTTCAGGCCGCATTGTGGGCCGCCAAACATCTATAA
- a CDS encoding PilZ domain-containing protein, producing the protein MIEKRKVQRFDLELEAFVSMPGETGQTDLGNMVTRDVSMSGVYLLTDAPLPIGSKVNVDMILTLGGRKKQNAQQAWIKASGKVLRTDNQGMAVSFDDQSRILPLAKKAD; encoded by the coding sequence GTGATTGAAAAAAGGAAGGTGCAGCGATTTGACTTAGAATTGGAAGCATTTGTTTCCATGCCCGGCGAAACTGGTCAGACAGACTTGGGAAACATGGTTACCAGAGATGTTTCAATGAGTGGCGTTTATCTGCTTACCGATGCGCCGCTGCCCATAGGCTCAAAAGTAAATGTGGATATGATTCTGACACTGGGGGGCAGAAAAAAGCAAAATGCGCAGCAGGCCTGGATTAAAGCTTCCGGGAAAGTTCTGCGAACCGATAATCAGGGGATGGCCGTCAGCTTTGATGACCAGTCCCGCATCCTGCCGCTTGCGAAAAAAGCGGATTAA
- a CDS encoding response regulator: MTAIEIKRKIRVHIWDQMVLIGFGLALFYTIFDSVLYLFTEYDVNFFQRLVGPGIGEIWSRLTILCLFIIFGAHAQYTVNRRKLTEQALRDSEERYRRIVETTPDGYYELDIAGNLTFFNDAMCDLLGYSRVEMTDMSHSAYLDEDSSQKLLNGINQVYRTRDAVKALDLIFIRRDDSRRFAETSIVAITDAKGELTGFGGFLRDVTERREAEALKQAKMAAEAANREKSRFLANMSHEIRTPLNSIIGLIELMLETDLRSDQREDLDVVISSAYALLSLINNLLDFSKIEADKFELENAPFELRDFMKDTLSMMGMRTQTKGLELAYRVAADVPDRLVGDPDRLRQILLNLIENAVKFTEEGEIFVNVGSAQHTDKKAVLNFSVEDTGIGIPKEKHKDIFSAFKQVDAKTTNQYGGTGLGLAVSSQLVKLMGGELTVASEPRQGSRFEFAAALSRLPEQPLATVGPTVDGLNRASILVVDDNAAARRLIKEMLESWQLTAQFATNAEEARQIISESSAAEEPFDLVILDSDMPGSDGFSLARWIKNRHMEDLRVAMMLTFPHLKRKAEFGELGIKASATKPLNPPEMLNLLQVALNLKPAAQPQPPKAPVSKIRALMQNLKILVAEDTPFNQTFILRLLEKNNFQPILVENGRQAVDAFDPDMFDVILMDVQMPEMDGFEATREIRKIEAETGSHIPIIAMTAYATEGDRERCLEAGMDSYVSKPISANKLFKAIEALVPPAPEEESDPAGDGQKSGSPELDGLLKSFENDHSLFGELVDIFMNDYPQMLDTLRDTLKNSDAKTLTRTAHSLKGMLRNFQAEAAADTAYTLEKMGREETLDDADQIVNSLADQLERVAQKLQQLAREIARSG; encoded by the coding sequence ATGACCGCCATCGAAATCAAACGGAAAATAAGGGTCCACATCTGGGATCAAATGGTGTTGATCGGATTTGGACTGGCGCTGTTCTACACTATTTTCGATTCGGTTCTATACCTTTTCACCGAATATGACGTTAATTTTTTCCAGCGGCTGGTCGGGCCGGGGATCGGTGAAATATGGAGCCGATTAACGATTTTATGTCTGTTTATTATTTTTGGCGCCCACGCTCAGTATACGGTCAATCGGCGCAAATTAACCGAGCAGGCGCTGCGCGACAGCGAGGAACGCTACCGGCGGATCGTTGAAACCACCCCGGACGGGTACTACGAGCTTGATATCGCCGGCAACCTCACCTTTTTTAATGACGCCATGTGCGACCTGCTTGGATATTCCCGGGTCGAAATGACGGATATGAGTCATAGCGCCTATCTGGATGAAGACAGTTCCCAGAAACTGCTCAATGGCATTAATCAGGTTTATCGCACAAGGGATGCGGTTAAAGCATTGGATCTCATTTTCATCAGACGGGACGATTCACGCCGCTTTGCGGAGACTTCCATCGTTGCCATAACCGATGCCAAGGGGGAACTGACCGGATTTGGCGGCTTTTTGCGCGATGTTACTGAGCGCAGAGAGGCGGAGGCCCTTAAACAGGCCAAAATGGCAGCCGAAGCGGCCAATCGCGAAAAAAGCCGTTTTTTGGCGAATATGAGCCACGAAATTCGAACGCCGCTCAATTCGATCATCGGTCTCATTGAGCTGATGCTGGAAACAGACCTGCGCTCGGACCAGCGCGAAGATCTTGATGTGGTTATTTCTTCTGCTTATGCGCTCTTATCGCTGATCAACAATCTGCTTGATTTTTCCAAAATCGAAGCCGACAAATTCGAATTGGAAAATGCACCCTTTGAACTGCGGGATTTTATGAAAGATACGCTCAGTATGATGGGTATGCGCACGCAGACAAAAGGGCTTGAACTGGCATATCGCGTGGCAGCGGATGTTCCCGATCGCCTTGTGGGAGACCCGGACCGTTTGCGCCAGATCCTGCTCAACCTGATTGAAAATGCCGTAAAATTCACAGAGGAGGGAGAGATCTTTGTCAATGTAGGCTCCGCGCAGCACACCGATAAAAAAGCGGTTCTGAATTTTTCGGTCGAAGACACCGGCATCGGTATTCCCAAAGAGAAGCACAAGGACATCTTCAGCGCATTTAAACAGGTGGACGCCAAAACAACCAATCAATATGGCGGAACCGGACTGGGTCTGGCGGTATCGTCCCAGCTGGTCAAATTAATGGGCGGTGAGCTAACTGTGGCCAGTGAGCCCCGACAAGGGAGCCGTTTTGAATTTGCCGCCGCCTTAAGCCGGCTGCCCGAGCAGCCGCTGGCAACGGTAGGGCCGACGGTCGACGGGCTCAACCGGGCGAGCATCCTTGTCGTCGATGACAATGCGGCCGCCAGGCGGTTGATCAAAGAGATGCTCGAAAGCTGGCAGCTGACAGCACAATTTGCCACCAATGCTGAGGAGGCTCGCCAGATCATTTCGGAAAGCAGCGCTGCCGAGGAGCCCTTTGATCTGGTGATTCTTGATTCGGATATGCCCGGCTCAGATGGCTTCAGCCTGGCACGCTGGATAAAAAACCGTCATATGGAGGATCTGCGGGTGGCCATGATGCTAACCTTTCCGCACCTTAAGCGCAAAGCGGAGTTCGGGGAACTTGGCATTAAAGCCAGTGCCACAAAACCGCTCAATCCGCCGGAGATGCTGAATTTGTTGCAGGTTGCCCTGAATCTGAAACCGGCAGCGCAGCCGCAGCCGCCAAAAGCGCCTGTATCCAAAATCAGAGCGCTCATGCAGAACCTAAAAATTCTGGTGGCTGAAGACACCCCTTTTAACCAAACCTTTATCTTGCGGCTGCTTGAGAAAAACAATTTCCAGCCGATTCTGGTTGAAAACGGGCGTCAGGCCGTGGACGCATTTGACCCGGATATGTTTGATGTTATCCTGATGGATGTCCAGATGCCTGAAATGGACGGTTTTGAGGCCACGAGGGAAATACGCAAAATTGAAGCTGAGACCGGCAGTCACATACCGATTATCGCTATGACAGCATACGCAACCGAGGGAGACCGCGAGCGCTGCCTTGAAGCCGGTATGGATAGCTATGTGTCCAAACCCATTTCGGCCAACAAGCTTTTTAAAGCCATTGAAGCCCTGGTGCCGCCTGCACCTGAAGAAGAATCTGACCCGGCCGGCGATGGGCAAAAATCAGGCAGCCCCGAGCTCGATGGGTTGCTGAAGTCATTTGAAAACGATCATAGCCTTTTTGGAGAGCTGGTTGACATCTTCATGAACGACTATCCGCAAATGCTCGATACGTTGCGCGATACTCTCAAGAACAGTGACGCCAAAACCCTGACCCGCACCGCACATTCCCTAAAGGGAATGCTGCGTAATTTCCAGGCCGAAGCTGCCGCCGATACAGCTTACACCCTTGAAAAAATGGGTCGTGAGGAGACACTGGACGATGCCGATCAGATCGTCAACAGCCTGGCCGACCAGCTGGAGCGGGTCGCGCAAAAGCTGCAGCAGCTGGCGCGGGAGATAGCTCGAAGCGGCTAG
- a CDS encoding sigma-54 dependent transcriptional regulator, whose product MEPKLIGVSQNIQRIRALIDQIADTGLNTIIYGETGVGKELIVQSLYHKSNRVGKPFVKVNCAALPDTLLESEMFGYEQGAFTGADRRKRGKFEQAHGGVLFLDEIGDMSLPLQSKLLHVLQGGDFTPLGSEKAMTADTWVIAATNHELEHDMQNGEFREDLYYRLSTIKIYIEPLRNRSEDIPHLIEHYIEEYSQMFGDKKLQIPSQNIISKMASYQWPGNVRELQNVLKRFMILGEGEETIDDLLNTAAPRQRGADFPPGEAKPSIPVDLWGADGDKPPNLSSLSLKKVRKKALDRVEKEVISYVLDKTGWNRSKAAKILNISYKTLLYKIKDLSIEQPPDASD is encoded by the coding sequence ATGGAACCCAAGTTAATCGGAGTCAGTCAAAATATTCAGCGCATCAGAGCGCTTATCGATCAGATTGCCGATACGGGCCTGAACACCATCATCTATGGTGAAACCGGCGTTGGCAAGGAATTGATTGTTCAAAGCCTATACCATAAGTCCAACCGCGTCGGTAAACCATTTGTAAAGGTCAATTGCGCCGCCCTGCCGGACACCCTGCTGGAAAGTGAAATGTTCGGCTATGAGCAGGGGGCATTTACCGGTGCCGATCGCCGCAAACGCGGCAAGTTCGAGCAGGCTCACGGCGGAGTCCTCTTTCTGGATGAAATCGGCGACATGTCCCTTCCGCTTCAATCCAAACTGCTGCACGTGCTTCAGGGCGGTGATTTTACGCCGCTGGGTTCTGAAAAGGCGATGACCGCAGATACCTGGGTCATCGCAGCCACCAACCACGAGCTCGAGCATGATATGCAAAATGGCGAGTTCAGGGAAGATTTGTATTACCGTCTCAGCACCATTAAAATTTATATTGAGCCGTTGCGCAATCGCTCAGAGGACATCCCGCATCTGATTGAACACTACATTGAAGAATACAGCCAGATGTTCGGTGATAAAAAGCTTCAAATCCCAAGCCAGAACATCATCTCAAAAATGGCCAGCTACCAATGGCCTGGCAACGTCAGAGAACTGCAAAACGTGCTCAAGCGGTTTATGATCCTGGGAGAAGGTGAAGAAACCATCGACGACCTGCTCAACACGGCAGCCCCCCGGCAGCGTGGTGCCGACTTTCCGCCAGGCGAAGCCAAGCCCTCTATCCCGGTCGACCTCTGGGGGGCTGATGGTGATAAACCACCGAATCTGTCATCATTGTCTTTGAAGAAAGTCCGCAAAAAAGCGTTGGATCGGGTTGAAAAAGAAGTCATATCCTACGTGTTAGATAAAACGGGCTGGAATCGCAGCAAAGCCGCTAAAATCCTCAATATCAGCTACAAAACCCTGCTATATAAAATCAAAGATCTCAGCATCGAACAGCCACCGGATGCATCTGATTAA
- the pilQ gene encoding type IV pilus secretin PilQ translates to MNCVKLNNRLGYIIVAVGICFLLIGGCASPKLEKQDPFFDEWKTKAETSKGFSPGKPKPIDEQPNIIKPKVTPKEIKIDDIAEKPLPTRKISLKMTDIDVSVVLRALARASDQNIIVSEAVSGKININIAQAPWDQVFLGILRTQGLSYAWEGEIIRIMTADDMEEDLKRQARQRELTLTEQPLTRIVPVRYATADNLKDNLEKFLTADKDGNPIGSILVDSHTNSLIIQAIRSDMKTIVAVVDQLDKPTPQVLIEAYIVEANKDVARELGIQWGGLIRTGKGTGVGFGTGRDSGVLGDTVGSAVDPTSDTVVDLPAQALGGYEPFSLGLIYQNLGDVLLATQLSALQDKGKLNILSSPSITTLDNQTAFIESGEDIPFQTVEDGEVNVEFKKAVLSLKVTPHVIDDNTLKMYVNVHKDEADFSRTVLGNPTIITKNAETNVIQLDGQTIVIGGLNKETTSRSDTGVPFLEDIPGLGYLFKRKSTDDRLEDLLIFITPHILEAAPPRS, encoded by the coding sequence ATGAATTGCGTCAAACTAAACAACAGGCTAGGGTATATCATCGTCGCAGTGGGAATCTGTTTTTTGCTGATCGGCGGCTGTGCCAGCCCCAAACTGGAAAAGCAGGACCCATTTTTTGACGAATGGAAAACCAAGGCGGAAACTTCTAAGGGCTTTTCGCCGGGCAAACCCAAACCCATCGACGAGCAGCCGAACATCATCAAGCCTAAAGTAACACCCAAAGAAATCAAAATTGATGATATCGCCGAAAAACCGCTGCCCACGCGCAAAATCAGCCTCAAGATGACCGACATCGATGTGTCGGTGGTATTGCGTGCACTGGCCCGTGCGTCGGATCAAAATATTATCGTCAGCGAGGCGGTATCCGGCAAGATCAACATCAATATCGCCCAGGCGCCCTGGGACCAGGTTTTTTTAGGCATTCTGCGCACACAGGGCCTCAGCTACGCCTGGGAGGGTGAGATTATTCGCATCATGACCGCCGATGATATGGAAGAGGATCTCAAACGCCAGGCCCGGCAGCGAGAATTGACACTGACCGAGCAACCGCTAACCCGCATCGTTCCCGTTCGATATGCCACCGCCGACAATTTGAAGGATAACCTGGAAAAATTTCTGACCGCCGATAAGGACGGCAACCCCATCGGCTCCATTCTGGTCGACAGCCACACCAACTCTCTGATCATCCAGGCCATCCGCAGCGACATGAAAACCATTGTTGCGGTTGTTGACCAGCTGGACAAGCCGACACCCCAGGTACTGATCGAAGCTTATATCGTGGAAGCCAACAAGGATGTGGCCCGTGAACTGGGTATCCAGTGGGGCGGGCTGATACGAACCGGTAAAGGCACCGGCGTTGGGTTTGGCACCGGCCGCGACAGCGGCGTGCTGGGCGATACGGTGGGCTCGGCCGTAGACCCGACCTCAGACACGGTGGTGGATTTACCGGCCCAGGCGCTGGGCGGTTATGAACCTTTTTCGCTGGGGCTCATTTACCAGAACCTCGGCGATGTTCTTTTGGCCACCCAGCTGTCTGCCCTGCAGGACAAAGGCAAGCTCAACATTCTCTCCAGCCCATCGATTACCACCCTGGACAATCAGACCGCGTTTATAGAAAGCGGTGAGGATATTCCCTTTCAAACCGTAGAAGACGGTGAGGTCAACGTTGAATTTAAAAAGGCGGTGCTGAGCTTGAAAGTCACGCCGCACGTGATCGATGACAATACCCTTAAAATGTATGTCAATGTTCATAAAGATGAAGCCGATTTTTCCAGAACCGTCCTCGGCAATCCGACGATCATTACTAAAAATGCCGAGACCAACGTCATTCAACTGGATGGCCAAACCATCGTCATCGGTGGTCTGAACAAAGAAACCACCAGTCGCTCGGACACCGGGGTTCCGTTCTTGGAAGACATCCCCGGACTGGGCTACCTGTTTAAACGCAAAAGCACCGATGATCGGCTCGAGGATCTGTTGATTTTCATTACACCGCACATCCTGGAGGCGGCGCCACCGCGCAGTTAG
- a CDS encoding AAA family ATPase encodes MDYFNILNLKQEPFSNSPDPDFFFHSREHQECLQKLELSLLLRRGLNVIIGDVGTGKTTLCRQLIRRFARRDEITTHLILDPHFADAQEVLTTVGKLLMGNDVKLPSNEWQIKEQIKQHLFKSGVQQDKTTVLIIDEGQKIPPFCLEILREFLNYETNEYKLLQIIIFAQKEFENTIKKYANFADRINLYHYLKPLNFRDTRLMIKFRLEKSKDTHKKLDFFSYPAMLKIYRTSGGYPRKIINLCHHCILAMIVQNRKRISAGLVRSCIKRAFPGEPRRWKGAVATAALAVAAALIFFAFLMPEKIKALWPQGLMLSQKQTLQPVIAPPEGNPSAAAETTAQQNNPSASEPAVDSNQDTLAAQETSPTDSQITVAEQTSVAENTQTSTAPAASGEMPSIAALSTTVQQASKPANPIEGQKTYGPILGNITLKRYDTLSFVIQMVYGSFNSKYFRSVILANPAIDDPDLVDVDQAIAMPAIPVSVRTADQSAWWVLLDEKDDLDKAYHFLRDYPATAPPARMIPYWNPQSGNRFAIVLKAYFYSADAALEKLSGLPEELAPGGKVLSSWNDNSVFFANPFARFSQDTTLQAQEE; translated from the coding sequence ATGGATTATTTTAATATTTTAAATTTAAAGCAGGAGCCGTTTTCAAACTCACCGGACCCTGATTTTTTCTTTCATTCCCGGGAGCACCAGGAGTGCCTGCAGAAGCTGGAATTGTCGTTGCTGCTGCGCCGCGGCTTAAATGTCATTATCGGCGACGTGGGAACCGGTAAAACCACGTTGTGCCGCCAACTCATCCGGCGTTTTGCCCGCCGCGATGAGATTACCACCCACTTGATTTTAGACCCTCACTTTGCCGATGCCCAGGAGGTACTGACTACGGTCGGTAAGTTGCTGATGGGCAATGATGTGAAGCTGCCCAGCAACGAATGGCAAATCAAAGAGCAGATCAAACAGCACCTGTTTAAAAGCGGTGTCCAGCAAGATAAAACCACTGTGCTGATCATCGACGAGGGCCAGAAAATCCCGCCTTTTTGCCTCGAGATTCTGCGCGAATTCTTAAATTATGAAACCAACGAATACAAATTGCTGCAAATTATTATATTTGCTCAAAAAGAATTCGAGAACACGATTAAAAAATATGCCAATTTCGCCGACCGCATCAATCTGTATCATTATCTGAAGCCTTTAAATTTCCGCGATACGCGGTTGATGATCAAGTTCCGTCTGGAAAAGTCAAAGGATACCCATAAGAAGCTTGACTTTTTCAGCTACCCGGCCATGCTCAAAATCTATCGGACCAGCGGTGGGTATCCCCGCAAAATCATTAACTTATGCCATCATTGCATTCTGGCCATGATCGTCCAGAATCGCAAACGGATTAGCGCCGGGCTGGTTCGCTCCTGCATCAAACGCGCCTTTCCGGGTGAGCCGCGCCGCTGGAAAGGGGCAGTTGCCACTGCTGCTCTGGCCGTCGCAGCGGCCCTGATCTTTTTTGCTTTCCTGATGCCGGAAAAAATAAAGGCGCTATGGCCCCAGGGGCTTATGCTCAGTCAGAAGCAAACATTGCAGCCGGTCATTGCGCCGCCTGAAGGTAATCCAAGTGCTGCTGCTGAAACAACCGCCCAGCAGAACAACCCATCGGCATCGGAACCTGCCGTCGATTCCAATCAAGATACCCTTGCGGCCCAAGAAACCAGCCCTACTGATTCTCAAATCACGGTAGCCGAACAGACAAGCGTCGCGGAAAACACGCAAACGTCAACTGCGCCTGCTGCAAGCGGCGAAATGCCTTCAATAGCGGCATTAAGCACGACGGTTCAGCAAGCTTCCAAACCAGCCAATCCGATTGAAGGCCAAAAAACCTATGGGCCTATTTTGGGCAATATTACGCTGAAACGCTATGATACCCTGTCGTTTGTGATTCAGATGGTATACGGCAGCTTCAATTCAAAGTATTTTCGCTCTGTGATTCTGGCCAATCCGGCAATAGATGATCCTGATCTGGTGGATGTGGATCAGGCGATTGCCATGCCGGCCATTCCGGTTTCGGTGAGAACTGCAGACCAAAGCGCGTGGTGGGTCCTGCTCGATGAAAAAGACGATCTGGACAAAGCCTATCATTTTTTACGCGACTACCCGGCCACCGCACCCCCGGCGCGCATGATACCCTATTGGAACCCTCAGTCAGGTAACCGCTTTGCAATTGTTCTCAAAGCGTATTTTTACAGTGCGGATGCTGCGCTGGAAAAATTAAGCGGCCTGCCGGAAGAGTTGGCGCCGGGAGGCAAAGTGTTGTCGAGTTGGAATGACAATAGCGTTTTTTTTGCGAACCCGTTTGCACGCTTTTCGCAGGATACAACGCTCCAGGCTCAGGAAGAGTAA